A stretch of the Mycobacterium shigaense genome encodes the following:
- a CDS encoding NAD-binding protein: MNQCVIVSGDDALATTIIDELKRAGANVARLRDSELAGARVKNALANAGVATAAAVVCAGVDDAVNLEIALLARKANPNIRIVARIANDVLREAVAADHGPSSILGVADLAAPAVVEACLASTTHPFVAAGMRFVVFGAEAPYDATLREIYGDLAPVAMVKGQNSVAPGEVVACPGRDAAVDAGDWMAMIGTTDELAARGIQPREARTRSRQSRLRRMIYAARALSSEVNPAFYPVIITLGVLVLGSTALLHLSYTHPGMSWVDAFYFTNETITTTGYGDFSFAKQPTWLRLYAAMLMLGGVTTTALLVAFVADLMLSRRFVWSSGRPRARHLRNHIIVVGLSALGIRVVSDLTAAGHDVAVIERDQNNPFLSTAAELDVPVIFGDATLPQTLEAARVETARAVAVLTRDDMINIETGIVLREMLSSKTALNGDRWEDVPLVLRVYDHDLGSAVAQRFGFQNVRSTVELAAPWFIGAAMGLQVLATFLVGDRSFLVGGMHVQAGSELDGLQMFEVSTQTRVIAITREDAPVRLHPRRDARLSAGDTVYLVGPYRELIATLRKGQPSGDQLADADSCSRPEEQLNARGIA, from the coding sequence ATGAACCAGTGCGTCATCGTCAGCGGTGATGACGCGCTCGCGACGACGATCATCGACGAGCTGAAACGAGCGGGCGCCAACGTTGCCAGGCTCCGGGATTCCGAACTCGCCGGTGCCCGGGTCAAGAACGCGCTCGCTAACGCCGGTGTCGCGACCGCCGCGGCGGTCGTCTGTGCCGGCGTCGATGACGCGGTAAATCTCGAAATCGCCCTGCTGGCACGCAAAGCCAATCCGAACATTCGCATCGTGGCTCGCATCGCCAACGACGTGCTGCGGGAGGCGGTGGCCGCCGACCACGGCCCCAGCTCGATTCTCGGCGTGGCCGACCTCGCGGCGCCGGCGGTCGTCGAGGCCTGCCTGGCGAGCACCACGCACCCGTTCGTAGCGGCCGGCATGCGCTTCGTCGTCTTCGGTGCCGAGGCGCCGTACGACGCGACCCTGCGCGAGATTTACGGTGACCTCGCCCCGGTGGCGATGGTCAAGGGCCAGAACTCCGTTGCGCCCGGTGAGGTCGTCGCGTGCCCTGGCCGAGATGCGGCGGTGGACGCCGGCGACTGGATGGCGATGATCGGCACCACCGACGAGTTGGCCGCTCGCGGCATCCAGCCGCGGGAGGCCAGAACGCGTTCTCGTCAGTCGCGGTTGCGGCGCATGATCTACGCCGCGCGGGCGTTGTCCAGCGAGGTCAATCCCGCCTTCTATCCGGTGATCATTACCCTAGGGGTCTTGGTGCTCGGGTCAACGGCGTTGCTGCACCTGTCCTACACGCACCCCGGCATGTCCTGGGTTGACGCCTTTTACTTCACCAACGAAACGATCACGACAACCGGCTACGGCGACTTCAGCTTCGCCAAACAACCGACGTGGCTGCGGTTGTATGCCGCCATGTTGATGTTGGGTGGCGTCACTACCACCGCATTGCTCGTCGCCTTCGTCGCGGACCTGATGCTGTCGCGCAGGTTCGTCTGGTCGTCAGGGCGGCCGCGCGCGCGTCATCTGCGCAACCACATCATCGTGGTTGGGTTGAGCGCGCTTGGCATTCGGGTGGTCAGCGATCTCACCGCCGCCGGTCACGACGTGGCCGTGATCGAGCGCGACCAGAACAACCCGTTTTTGTCGACGGCAGCCGAGCTCGACGTGCCGGTCATCTTCGGGGATGCCACCCTGCCGCAGACGCTGGAAGCGGCCCGGGTCGAGACCGCCCGCGCCGTGGCGGTGCTGACCCGCGACGACATGATCAACATCGAGACGGGGATCGTGCTCCGCGAGATGTTGAGTTCCAAGACAGCGCTGAACGGGGACCGGTGGGAAGACGTCCCCCTAGTGCTACGCGTGTACGACCACGACCTGGGCTCGGCGGTGGCGCAGCGGTTCGGCTTCCAAAACGTGCGCTCCACAGTCGAATTGGCCGCACCCTGGTTCATCGGCGCGGCGATGGGCCTGCAGGTGTTGGCTACCTTTCTGGTCGGTGACCGATCTTTCCTCGTGGGCGGCATGCACGTGCAGGCGGGCAGCGAGCTCGACGGGCTGCAGATGTTCGAGGTGTCCACGCAGACCCGTGTCATCGCCATCACCCGGGAGGACGCCCCGGTCCGTCTCCATCCCCGCCGCGACGCCCGGCTCAGTGCGGGCGACACCGTTTACCTCGTCGGCCCGTACCGCGAACTGATTGCGACCCTGCGCAAGGGGCAGCCCTCAGGCGACCAGCTCGCCGACGCCGATTCGTGTTCGCGCCCCGAGGAGCAGTTGAACGCGCGGGGGATCGCCTGA
- a CDS encoding APC family permease: protein MTTTSREIPLSLADKCKRLFLGEPLTTDRLESERLSNPVALGALAPDAISSTAYGPEQIMVELLPSAGMAAFTLLLPITGVILFILLLVSASYRQVVMTYTRAGGSYSVAKENFGPRVAQIAAAALLIDYVVTVAVQPAAATVAVVSAIPALRPYHLEITVLAVLLICLVNLRGLRRSGRAFALTTCAFVAMITATILTGFVREMFWGLPKYNPEHLAGAVPVHQGSGLVMGATVLIVLRAFANGGTSLTGVEAVSNTVDVFQKPEGRNARRVLTLMACILGFLLAGVAWLAHVTHAVPYLDEYPSMLSEITRAVFGHGAFGQVMYLLVQASTAAILFTGCNTSFNGFPALASFVAEDRFLPRPLTKRGHRLVFSNGILTLTALAVALLIITEAKVTALVPFFAIGVFTGFAMAGYGMAKHHFTRRGSGWRRKLVVNLSAGIMSTVVVGIFAVAKFTEGAWLIVLIFPLLVLALMRLNAKYRAEASVLEMPQTDDFDVARHPRLRVLVFVDTIDLAEIEAVRLGYSLHADELTAVHFVIDVDRATRLRERWDRFEHDTPLWLINCPDRHLSRAAHELVCRVLRDHPDSRATVLLPRRTYSPLLGRLLHDRSADKMARAVSRIRGATAIIVPYDVESRIARIAPDGLDSRAAKTIATPVLSLVE, encoded by the coding sequence GTGACGACAACATCTCGTGAAATCCCGCTGTCACTGGCGGATAAGTGCAAGCGGCTGTTCCTGGGGGAGCCGCTGACCACCGATCGGCTTGAGTCGGAACGGTTGTCGAATCCCGTTGCGCTGGGTGCGTTGGCCCCCGACGCGATCTCCTCGACGGCCTACGGGCCCGAGCAGATCATGGTCGAACTCTTGCCGTCGGCCGGGATGGCCGCGTTCACGCTGCTGCTGCCGATCACCGGCGTCATCTTGTTCATCCTGCTGCTGGTGTCCGCGTCCTACCGCCAGGTGGTGATGACCTATACCCGAGCGGGCGGCTCCTACTCCGTTGCCAAGGAGAACTTCGGCCCCCGAGTGGCGCAGATCGCCGCGGCAGCGCTGCTGATCGATTATGTCGTGACCGTCGCGGTCCAGCCCGCGGCGGCTACGGTGGCAGTGGTTTCCGCGATCCCGGCGCTGCGTCCGTACCACTTGGAAATCACGGTGCTGGCCGTGTTGTTGATATGCCTGGTTAATTTGCGCGGCTTGCGCCGCTCGGGTCGTGCCTTTGCATTGACGACCTGCGCCTTCGTCGCCATGATCACCGCGACGATTCTGACCGGCTTTGTTCGTGAAATGTTCTGGGGCTTACCGAAATACAATCCGGAGCATCTCGCGGGAGCCGTGCCCGTCCATCAGGGTAGCGGACTGGTGATGGGCGCGACGGTGTTGATCGTGTTGCGCGCGTTTGCCAATGGCGGCACCTCACTTACCGGTGTCGAAGCGGTATCCAACACAGTCGACGTCTTCCAGAAACCCGAGGGGCGCAACGCCCGTCGGGTGCTCACCCTGATGGCGTGCATCCTTGGGTTCCTGCTGGCAGGCGTGGCGTGGCTGGCGCACGTTACCCACGCCGTTCCCTATCTCGACGAATACCCGTCGATGTTGTCCGAAATTACCCGGGCGGTCTTTGGCCACGGGGCGTTCGGTCAGGTGATGTACCTACTGGTGCAGGCATCGACCGCGGCGATCCTGTTCACGGGGTGCAACACCAGCTTCAACGGCTTCCCCGCGTTGGCGAGTTTCGTTGCGGAGGACCGCTTTCTGCCGCGTCCGTTGACCAAGCGCGGCCATCGGCTGGTGTTCTCCAATGGGATCTTGACGCTCACCGCGCTCGCCGTGGCGCTGCTGATCATCACCGAAGCGAAAGTGACCGCGCTCGTGCCGTTCTTCGCCATCGGCGTGTTCACGGGATTCGCGATGGCCGGCTACGGCATGGCCAAGCATCATTTCACGCGTCGCGGCTCGGGTTGGCGACGCAAGCTCGTCGTCAACCTGTCGGCGGGCATCATGTCGACGGTCGTGGTCGGGATCTTCGCGGTGGCCAAGTTCACCGAAGGCGCGTGGCTGATCGTGCTCATCTTCCCGCTGCTGGTGTTGGCGTTGATGCGACTGAACGCGAAATACCGCGCCGAGGCGTCCGTTCTGGAGATGCCGCAGACCGACGACTTCGACGTCGCCCGGCATCCGCGACTGCGGGTGCTGGTGTTCGTGGACACGATCGATCTCGCCGAGATCGAGGCTGTACGACTCGGATACAGCCTGCACGCCGACGAACTCACCGCCGTCCACTTCGTGATCGACGTCGATCGCGCGACCCGGCTGCGCGAGCGCTGGGATCGCTTCGAGCACGACACCCCGCTGTGGTTGATCAACTGTCCCGATCGCCACTTGAGCCGTGCCGCACACGAATTAGTCTGCCGGGTGCTCAGAGACCATCCGGACAGCAGGGCGACGGTGTTGTTGCCGCGTCGCACGTACTCGCCGTTGCTCGGCCGGCTGCTGCACGACCGTTCTGCGGACAAGATGGCCCGCGCCGTCAGCCGCATCCGGGGCGCGACCGCCATCATCGTGCCCTACGACGTCGAGTCGCGGATAGCTCGAATTGCCCCTGACGGCCTCGACTCCCGGGCTGCTAAAACGATTGCGACTCCCGTCCTGAGCCTAGTGGAATAA
- a CDS encoding ubiquinone/menaquinone biosynthesis methyltransferase codes for MVTGRWSESDEAKSTYVKGLFSALATRYNVMTDVWTLGLHRMWKRQAMQLCALRPGERVLDVATGTGDLAFLEAAAVGPQGKVVGVDSCVPMLEVARGRRRGPVDFQEGDAMGLRFPDESFDVVTIGFGLRNVVDRIQALREFRRVLRPGGRLMVLDFSTPTSKPAKGVHDLLYFGVMPKVGWAFAWHRDAHHYTSDSIRSWLSRDELRAAILTAGFVDARYVSLSTGFATVHLGSRADDR; via the coding sequence ATGGTCACAGGGCGATGGAGCGAATCGGACGAGGCCAAAAGCACCTACGTCAAAGGGCTGTTTTCGGCGCTGGCAACGCGCTACAACGTGATGACCGACGTGTGGACGTTGGGGCTGCATCGCATGTGGAAGCGGCAGGCCATGCAGCTTTGCGCCCTGCGGCCAGGTGAACGAGTGCTGGACGTCGCGACCGGGACGGGCGATCTGGCGTTCCTGGAGGCGGCGGCGGTCGGGCCGCAGGGCAAGGTGGTCGGCGTCGACTCCTGCGTGCCGATGCTCGAGGTCGCCCGGGGGCGGCGACGGGGACCCGTCGACTTCCAGGAGGGCGACGCCATGGGGCTGCGGTTCCCAGACGAGTCGTTCGACGTGGTCACGATCGGCTTCGGCTTGCGCAACGTCGTCGACCGCATCCAGGCGCTACGCGAGTTCCGGCGGGTGCTGCGGCCGGGCGGCCGGTTGATGGTGCTCGATTTCAGCACGCCGACCTCCAAGCCGGCGAAGGGCGTCCACGACCTGCTGTATTTCGGTGTGATGCCCAAGGTGGGCTGGGCCTTCGCCTGGCATCGCGATGCCCATCACTACACCTCCGACTCCATTCGCAGCTGGCTGTCGCGAGACGAGCTGCGCGCGGCGATACTGACCGCGGGCTTCGTCGATGCCCGCTATGTCTCGCTGAGCACCGGGTTCGCGACCGTCCATTTGGGTTCGCGCGCGGACGATCGCTGA
- a CDS encoding class I SAM-dependent methyltransferase, whose protein sequence is MTRSQHDRSLSFGSAAAAYERGRPSYPPEAIDWLLPRGARRVLDLGAGTGKLTARLVERGLDVVAVDPIPDMLEVLRGALPETRALLGTAEEIPLQDNTVDAVLVAQAWHWVDPERAIPEVARVLQPGGRLALVWNTRDERLGWVRELGQIIGSDGDGGRFDIELPTPFTGLERHQVEWTNYLTPQALIDLVASRSYCITSPADVRSRTLEQVRELLATHPALANSTGLAMPYVTVCLRATLGD, encoded by the coding sequence GTGACCCGCTCACAACACGACCGCTCCCTGTCCTTCGGCTCGGCGGCGGCCGCCTACGAGCGCGGTCGTCCCTCGTATCCGCCCGAGGCGATCGACTGGCTGTTGCCACGCGGGGCACGCAGGGTGCTGGACCTGGGCGCGGGCACCGGAAAACTGACCGCCCGGCTGGTGGAGCGCGGCCTGGACGTGGTGGCCGTGGACCCGATTCCGGACATGCTCGAGGTGCTGCGGGGCGCGCTGCCGGAAACGCGTGCGCTACTGGGCACCGCCGAGGAGATTCCGTTGCAGGACAACACCGTTGACGCGGTGCTGGTCGCCCAGGCGTGGCACTGGGTGGATCCCGAGCGGGCCATCCCCGAAGTGGCCCGGGTGCTGCAGCCCGGCGGGCGACTGGCCCTGGTGTGGAACACCCGCGACGAACGGCTGGGCTGGGTGCGCGAGTTGGGGCAGATCATCGGCAGCGACGGCGACGGGGGCCGCTTCGACATCGAGTTGCCCACCCCCTTCACCGGCCTCGAGCGCCACCAAGTCGAGTGGACGAATTACCTGACGCCGCAAGCACTGATCGATCTGGTGGCGTCGCGCAGCTACTGCATCACCTCGCCGGCCGACGTGCGCAGCCGAACCCTGGAGCAGGTGCGCGAGCTGCTGGCCACTCATCCGGCGCTGGCGAATTCGACCGGCCTGGCGATGCCGTACGTCACCGTGTGCCTCAGGGCGACGCTGGGCGACTGA
- the metX gene encoding homoserine O-acetyltransferase MetX, protein MTISDVPTQTLPAEGEIGLVDIGSLTTKSGAVIDDVCIAVQRWGELSPTRDNVVVVLHALTGDSHITGPAGPGHPTPGWWDGIAGPGAPIDTDRWCAVATNVLGGCRGSTGPSSRARDGKPWGSRFPLITVRDQVEADIAALEALGINRVAAVVGGSMGGARALEWMVGHPDRVRAGLLLAVGARATADQIGTQTTQIAAIKADPNWQGGDYHDTGRRPDAGLTIARRFAHLTYRGEIELDTRFGNDGQAGEDPAAGGRYAVQSYLEHQGDKILARFDAGSYVALTETLNSHDVGRGRGGVATALGRCPVPAVVGGITSDRLYPLRLQEELAELLPGCAELQVVESVCGHDGFLVETDAVGELVRKTLQLASQTETDEGACRR, encoded by the coding sequence ATGACGATCTCCGACGTTCCCACCCAAACGCTGCCCGCCGAAGGCGAAATCGGCCTGGTCGACATCGGCTCGCTGACGACCAAGAGCGGCGCGGTCATCGACGACGTCTGCATCGCGGTGCAGCGCTGGGGCGAGTTGTCGCCGACGCGCGACAACGTGGTGGTGGTTTTGCATGCGCTGACCGGTGATTCGCACATCACCGGGCCGGCAGGGCCCGGGCATCCGACCCCCGGCTGGTGGGACGGAATAGCCGGACCCGGCGCGCCGATCGACACCGATCGCTGGTGTGCGGTGGCCACCAATGTGTTGGGCGGTTGCCGCGGCTCGACCGGGCCCAGCTCGCGTGCCCGCGACGGAAAGCCGTGGGGCTCGCGCTTCCCGCTGATCACCGTGCGGGATCAGGTGGAGGCCGACATCGCGGCCCTGGAGGCGCTGGGAATCAATCGGGTCGCCGCTGTTGTTGGTGGATCCATGGGCGGTGCAAGGGCTCTGGAATGGATGGTCGGGCACCCCGATCGGGTCCGGGCGGGGCTGCTGCTCGCGGTCGGTGCACGCGCCACCGCCGACCAGATCGGCACCCAGACCACCCAGATCGCGGCGATCAAGGCCGACCCGAATTGGCAGGGCGGCGACTATCACGACACCGGGCGCCGGCCCGACGCCGGATTGACGATCGCCCGCCGCTTCGCGCACCTCACCTACCGCGGCGAGATCGAGCTCGACACCCGGTTCGGCAACGACGGCCAGGCCGGCGAGGACCCGGCCGCCGGCGGCCGCTACGCCGTGCAGAGCTACCTGGAACACCAGGGCGACAAGATCCTGGCCCGTTTCGATGCCGGCAGTTACGTCGCGCTGACCGAGACGCTGAACAGTCACGATGTCGGCCGCGGCCGCGGCGGGGTCGCCACGGCGCTGGGCCGCTGCCCGGTGCCGGCCGTGGTCGGTGGGATCACGTCCGACCGGCTCTACCCGCTGCGCCTGCAGGAGGAACTGGCCGAGCTGCTGCCCGGCTGTGCGGAGCTGCAAGTCGTCGAGTCCGTCTGCGGCCACGACGGTTTCCTGGTCGAGACCGACGCGGTAGGCGAATTGGTCCGCAAGACACTGCAATTGGCCTCGCAGACCGAAACGGACGAAGGCGCGTGTCGGCGGTGA
- a CDS encoding bifunctional o-acetylhomoserine/o-acetylserine sulfhydrylase yields MSDDSDNATDPTEHWSFETKQVHAGQQPDSATHARALPIYQTTSYTFDDTAHAAALFGLEVPGNIYTRIGNPTTDVVEQRIAALEGGVAALFLSSGQAAETFAILNLACAGDHIVSSPRLYGGTYNLFHYSLAKLGIEVSFVEDPDDLDSWQAAVRPNTKAFFAETISNPQIDVLDIPGVSGVAHANGVPLIVDNTIATPYLIQPFRHGADVVVHSATKYLGGHGTAIAGVIVDGGTFDWTQGRFPGFTTPDPSYHGVVFAELGPPAYALKARVQLLRDLGSAAAPFNAFLVAQGLETLSLRIERHVANAQRVAEFLEGRRESDQGVLSVNYAGLPSSPWHERAKKLAPKGTGAVLAFELSGGIEAGKAFVNALQLHSHVANIGDVRSLVIHPASTTHAQLSPAEQLATGVTPGLVRLAVGIEGIDDILADLELGFAAARKFSGDPQTAAAF; encoded by the coding sequence ATGAGCGACGACAGCGATAACGCGACCGATCCGACCGAGCATTGGTCGTTCGAAACCAAGCAGGTGCACGCTGGCCAGCAACCCGATTCGGCCACCCACGCACGCGCCCTACCGATCTACCAGACCACCTCGTACACCTTCGACGACACCGCGCACGCCGCCGCCCTCTTCGGCCTGGAGGTGCCGGGCAACATCTACACCCGCATCGGCAACCCGACCACCGACGTCGTCGAGCAGCGCATCGCCGCGCTCGAGGGCGGCGTGGCCGCGCTGTTTCTGTCCTCCGGACAGGCCGCTGAGACATTCGCCATATTGAACCTCGCATGTGCCGGGGATCACATTGTGTCGAGTCCGCGGCTCTACGGCGGCACCTACAACCTGTTCCACTACTCGCTGGCCAAGCTCGGCATCGAGGTCAGCTTCGTCGAGGACCCCGACGACCTGGATTCGTGGCAGGCCGCGGTGCGCCCCAACACCAAGGCGTTCTTCGCCGAGACTATCTCCAACCCGCAGATCGATGTGCTGGACATCCCCGGGGTCTCCGGGGTGGCTCACGCCAACGGCGTACCGCTGATCGTCGACAACACCATCGCCACGCCGTACCTGATCCAGCCCTTCCGGCACGGCGCCGACGTCGTCGTGCACTCGGCCACTAAGTACCTCGGCGGCCACGGCACGGCGATCGCCGGCGTCATCGTGGACGGCGGCACGTTCGACTGGACGCAGGGCCGCTTCCCCGGTTTCACCACACCCGACCCCAGCTACCACGGCGTGGTCTTCGCCGAGCTTGGACCGCCGGCGTATGCGCTCAAGGCTCGCGTGCAGTTGCTGCGCGATCTCGGTTCGGCCGCCGCGCCGTTCAACGCGTTCCTGGTGGCCCAAGGGCTGGAGACGCTGAGCCTGCGCATCGAGCGCCACGTCGCCAACGCGCAGCGGGTCGCCGAATTCCTCGAGGGCCGCCGAGAGTCTGATCAAGGCGTGTTGTCGGTCAACTACGCGGGGCTGCCCAGCTCGCCGTGGCATGAGCGCGCAAAGAAGCTGGCGCCCAAGGGAACCGGGGCCGTGCTGGCGTTCGAGCTGTCGGGCGGCATCGAGGCCGGCAAGGCGTTCGTGAACGCGCTGCAGCTGCACAGCCACGTCGCCAACATCGGCGATGTGCGGTCGCTGGTGATTCACCCGGCGTCGACCACGCACGCCCAGCTCAGCCCCGCCGAGCAACTGGCCACCGGGGTCACCCCGGGGTTGGTGCGGCTGGCCGTCGGGATCGAGGGCATCGACGACATCCTCGCCGACCTGGAGCTCGGTTTCGCCGCCGCCCGCAAGTTCAGTGGTGACCCGCAGACCGCGGCGGCTTTCTGA
- a CDS encoding NADP-dependent isocitrate dehydrogenase: MSAEKPTVIYTLTDEAPLLATYAFLPIVRAFAEPAGIEIKTSDISVAARILAEFPEDLTDEQRVADNLGELGRLTKQADTNIIKLPNVSASVPQLVAAIKELQGKGYKIPDFPHNPKTDEEKEIRDGYAKCLGSAVNPVLRQGNSDRRAPNAVKEYARKHPHSMGKWSQASRTHVATMKRGDFYHGEKSMTVDRARSVKMELKTKGGKTIVLKPTVSVREGDIIDSMFMSKKALIEFYEEQIEDAYETGVMFSLHVKATMMKVSHPIVFGHAVKTFYKEAFAKHQALFDELGVNVNNGLSDLYDKIESLPASQHDEIIRDLHACHEHRPELAMVDSAKGITNFHSPSDVIVDASMPAMIRAGGKMWGADGRQKDTKAVNPESTFARIYQEIINFCKTHGQFDPTTMGTVPNVGLMAQQAEEYGSHDKTFEISEDGVADIVDLDTGEVLLTQNVEAGDIWRMPIVRDEPIRDWVKLAVTRARNSGMPVVFWLDQERPHEAELRKKVNTYLADHDTEGLDIQIMSQERAMRHTIERAMRGQDTIAATGNILRDYLTDLFPILELGTSAKMLSIVPLMAGGGMYETGAGGSAPKHVHQLLEENHLRWDSLGEFLALGACFDDLGIKTNNERAKILGKTLDAAIGTLLDNNKSPSRKTGELDNRGSQFYLALYWATELAKQKDDEELAEHFAPLAEALRENEDTIVAELEAQQGQPVDIGGYYQPDNEKTTAVMRPSKTFNEALANSQG; this comes from the coding sequence GTGAGCGCCGAGAAACCGACTGTCATCTACACGCTGACCGACGAAGCGCCGTTGCTGGCGACCTATGCGTTCTTGCCGATCGTGCGGGCGTTTGCCGAACCCGCGGGCATCGAGATCAAGACCAGCGACATCTCCGTGGCCGCCCGGATCCTCGCCGAGTTCCCCGAGGACCTGACCGACGAGCAGCGGGTGGCGGACAACCTCGGCGAACTGGGCCGCCTGACGAAGCAGGCCGACACCAACATCATCAAGCTGCCCAACGTCAGCGCCTCGGTGCCCCAGCTGGTCGCGGCCATCAAGGAATTGCAGGGCAAGGGGTACAAGATCCCCGACTTCCCGCACAATCCAAAGACCGACGAGGAAAAGGAAATTCGCGACGGCTACGCCAAATGCCTTGGTAGCGCCGTCAACCCGGTGCTGCGGCAGGGCAACTCGGACCGCCGCGCGCCCAACGCGGTCAAGGAGTACGCGCGCAAGCACCCGCACAGCATGGGCAAGTGGTCGCAGGCGTCGCGCACGCACGTCGCGACTATGAAGCGCGGCGACTTCTACCACGGCGAGAAGTCCATGACCGTCGACCGCGCCCGCAGCGTGAAGATGGAGCTGAAGACCAAGGGCGGCAAGACGATCGTGCTCAAGCCGACGGTATCGGTGCGCGAGGGCGACATCATCGACAGCATGTTCATGAGCAAGAAGGCGCTCATCGAGTTCTACGAGGAGCAGATCGAGGACGCCTACGAGACCGGCGTGATGTTCTCGCTGCACGTCAAGGCGACGATGATGAAGGTTTCGCACCCCATCGTCTTCGGTCATGCGGTGAAGACCTTCTACAAGGAAGCCTTTGCCAAGCACCAGGCGCTCTTCGACGAACTCGGCGTCAACGTCAACAACGGGCTGTCCGACCTGTACGACAAGATCGAGTCGCTGCCCGCATCGCAGCACGACGAGATCATCCGCGACCTGCACGCCTGCCACGAACACCGTCCGGAGCTGGCGATGGTCGATTCGGCCAAGGGCATCACCAACTTTCATTCGCCCAGCGACGTGATCGTGGATGCGTCGATGCCGGCGATGATCCGCGCCGGCGGCAAGATGTGGGGCGCCGACGGGCGACAGAAGGACACCAAGGCCGTCAACCCCGAATCGACCTTTGCCCGCATCTACCAGGAGATCATCAACTTCTGCAAGACGCACGGCCAGTTCGACCCGACCACGATGGGCACCGTGCCCAACGTCGGCCTGATGGCGCAGCAGGCCGAGGAGTACGGCTCGCACGACAAGACGTTCGAGATTTCCGAGGACGGTGTCGCCGACATCGTCGACCTGGACACCGGGGAAGTCCTGCTGACCCAGAACGTGGAAGCCGGCGACATCTGGCGCATGCCGATCGTCCGCGACGAGCCGATCCGCGACTGGGTCAAGCTGGCCGTCACCCGGGCTCGCAACTCGGGCATGCCCGTGGTGTTCTGGCTCGACCAGGAGCGTCCGCACGAGGCCGAACTGCGCAAGAAGGTCAACACCTATCTGGCCGACCACGACACCGAGGGCCTCGACATCCAGATCATGTCGCAGGAACGAGCCATGCGGCACACGATCGAGCGCGCGATGCGCGGGCAGGACACCATCGCCGCGACCGGCAACATCCTGCGCGACTACCTCACCGATCTGTTCCCCATTCTGGAGCTGGGCACCAGCGCCAAGATGCTGTCCATCGTGCCACTGATGGCCGGCGGCGGAATGTACGAGACCGGGGCGGGCGGTTCGGCGCCCAAGCACGTCCACCAACTGCTCGAGGAGAATCACCTGCGCTGGGACTCCCTAGGTGAATTCCTCGCTCTGGGAGCGTGTTTCGACGACCTCGGGATCAAGACCAACAACGAGCGCGCCAAGATCCTGGGCAAGACGCTCGATGCCGCGATCGGCACGCTGCTGGACAACAACAAGAGCCCGTCGCGTAAGACCGGTGAACTCGACAACCGCGGCAGCCAGTTCTATCTGGCGCTGTACTGGGCCACCGAACTCGCCAAGCAGAAGGACGACGAGGAGTTGGCCGAGCACTTCGCCCCGCTGGCCGAGGCGCTGCGCGAGAACGAGGACACCATCGTGGCCGAACTCGAAGCGCAGCAGGGCCAACCGGTCGACATCGGTGGCTACTATCAGCCCGACAACGAGAAGACGACGGCAGTGATGCGGCCGAGCAAGACCTTCAACGAGGCGCTGGCGAATTCCCAGGGTTGA